One stretch of Strix uralensis isolate ZFMK-TIS-50842 chromosome 17, bStrUra1, whole genome shotgun sequence DNA includes these proteins:
- the CCDC62 gene encoding coiled-coil domain-containing protein 62, with translation MSAGEHRHSAEVTRVHIPSDLGSKRILLQSMQRELNKKNEIIKLLIKRLKLVASRQNGSKTTLENAPQKVKEPSQKVTEGTVCRQALEGEDQRHCLVLEQSAKTGQLQGREQELLTMLKQKEKLILETTDRLVKFISKLKKLGSALHAAKTNELSLKKENNDLKLRLKELILETNKLEGDLCEKIKDNSKQQEEIIHLKQEKVCLRNELVLTVEKAKRKDQLLQLAKSEQAQNDIELSSLREICRRQRRDLQLLQGNLESSQELRQKHEKAAHERSEENVDLNSFHWDSPSLTSLTQKGDRPQRCERFSDEDPDLEIINLSVTKPTKRCCSATVDQANILLQKDISSPISKLQHALAELRQMAPDLELSTLLHASPRRSLNSNNVNTCFCTYNTDNRTCKRSSEIPVICCKRKRY, from the exons ATGTCCGCCGGCGAGCACCG CCATAGTGCGGAGGTCACCAGAGTTCACATTCCGTCTGACCTGGGTAGCAAGAGGATCCTGCTTCAGAGTATGCAAC GTGAGctgaacaagaaaaatgaaattataaaattactGATCAAAAGGTTAAAGTTAGTAGCATCTCGGCAGAATGGCAGTAAGACAACACTTGAAAATGCACCACAGAAGGTTAAAGAGCCGTCTCAAAAAGTAACAGAGGGAACTGTTTGCCGTCAGGCTCTGGAG GGGGAAGATCAAAGACACTGCTTAGTTTTGGAACAGTCTGCTAAAACGGGCCAGCTGCAAGGGAGGGAACAGGAGCTTCTTACTATGCTTAAGCAGAAG GAGAAGCTTATACTTGAAACAACTGATCGCCTTGTGAAGTTTATATCTAAATTAAAAAAGCTGGGAAGTGCATTGCATGCAGCAAAGACAAATGAATTGAgcctcaaaaaagaaaataatgaccTTAAACTGAGACTGAAAGAACTAATACTTGAAACAAATAAGCTGGAAG gtgaCCTCTGTGAAAAGATAAAAGACAATAGTAAGCAGCAGGAAGAAATCATTCACCTCAAACAAGAAAAAGTCTGCCTGAGGAATGAGCTTGTGCTTACTG ttgagaaagcaaagagaaaggatCAGCTTCTTCAGTTAGCCAAGTCTGAACAAGCACAGAATGACATAGAACTATCAAGTTTGAGAGAG ATCTGTAGAAGACAGCGGCGTGACTTGCAGCTTCTTCAAGGCAATTTGGAGAGCTCTCAGGAATTAAggcaaaaacatgaaaaagcGGCACATGAAAGGAg tgaagaaaatgtGGATCTGAACTCTTTTCACTGGGATTCTCCCAGTTTGACATCCTTGACACAGAAAGGAGACAGGCCTCAAAGATGTGAGCGATTTTCTGATGAGGACCCTGATCTGGAGATCATTAACCTTTCAGTGACGAAGCCAACTAAAAGATGCTGCAGTGCTACCGTGGACCAAGCCAATATTTTATTGCAGAAG GACATCAGTTCCCCCATAAGTAAGCTGCAGCACGCGTTGGCCGAGTTGCGACAGATGGCTCCTGATCTGGAGCTTAGCACTCTCCTCCACGCGAGCCCTCGCCGCAGTCTCAACAGCAACAACGTTAATACG TGTTTTTGCACATACAACACAGACAACAGGACTTGCAAAAGATCTTCAGAGATCCCAGTTATCTGCTGCAAAAGAAAGAGATACTAA
- the HIP1R gene encoding huntingtin-interacting protein 1-related protein — protein sequence MNSIKSVPARVLSRRGGHSLEAEREQFDKSQAISISKAINTQEAPVKEKHARRIILGTHHEKGAFTFWSYAIGLPLPSSAILSWKFCHVLHKVLRDGHPNVLQDCQRYRSNIRETGDLWGHLHDRYGQLVSIYTRLLLTKISFHAKHPEFPPSLEVSDEVLEKTAGTDVNNIFQLTVELFDYLDCELKLSESVFRQLNTSMAVSQMSAVQCRLAPLIQVIQDCSHLYHYSVKLMFKLHSCLPADTLQGHRDRFHEQFRSLKNFFKKASDMLYFKRLIQIPRLPESPPNFLRASALAEHVKPVVVIPEEAPEDEEPENLIEISTASTTEPQITSDIFEQTFGPPNGIRDDRDAQIESLKKEVDMLRAEMDKIKLEAQRYITQLKAQVNSLEGEVEEQRKQKQKALVDNEQLRDELERLQRAKQDSDRSQRLCAEAEKKANATEIRYTKLKEKHSELINTHAELLRKNADTAKQLTVTQQSQEEVARVKEQLEFQVEQVKREAEMKLEDQSVQMEQLRQELDARRDELDQAQRSLSHAKQAGAELSAQVEALHAEKEVLRRSVSEKECELLSTRGLVEEKELQLSQEADKATREIRDLQGRLLEKSNQEQSLQQKLLDEQFSILQETVREAEDILRDSVAKLDDPLHVRCTSSPDYLLSRAQAALESTDALENGHAQYMASMADAAGLVGALALFAHLTADTIVNGSATSHLAPTDHADRLTETCRDCGQQSLDYLGKLKDKQTLGCAELGDVRRALRGILQLAQELRPKSLDIKQEELGDMVEKEMASTSEAIEDAVRRIEDVMSQARNESSGVKLEVNERILNSCTDLMKAIRLLVTTSTNLQKEIVESGRGAATTQEFYAKNSRWTEGLISASKAVGWGATQLVESADRVVLHTGKYEELIVCSHEIAASTAQLVAASKVKAEKSSRNLGRLQECSRNVNEMAANVVASTKSGQEQIEEKDTMDFSGMSLIKLKKEEMETQVKVLELEKRLEGERVRLGELRKQHYALAGAYDAAEDGEAKPAPAPRRGILKKPPLAQKPGRGEPERDTGLCLPHGANI from the exons ATGAACAGCATCAAGAGCGTCCCGGCGCGGGTGCTGAGCCGGCGCGGCGGACACAGCCTGGAGGCGGAGCGGGAGCAGTTCGACAAGAGCCAG GCCATCAGCATCAGCAAAGCCATAAACACACAAGAAGCACCGGTGAAGGAGAAACATGCCCGCC GGATCATCCTGGGGACGCACCACGAGAAGGGAGCGTTCACCTTCTGGTCCTACGCCATcgggctgcccctgcccagcaGTGCCATCCTCAGCTGGAAGTTCTGCCACGTCCTGCACAAGGTCCTGCGTGATGGCCACCCCAAC GTCCTCCAGGACTGCCAGAGGTACCGCAGCAACATCCGAGAGACAGGAGACCTGTGG GGCCATTTGCACGACAGGTACGGGCAGCTGGTGAGCATCTACACGCGGCTCCTCCTCACCAAGATCTCCTTCCACGCCAAG cATCCTGAGTTCCCCCCGAGCCTCGAAGTGTCGGATGAAGTGCTGGAAAAGACCGCGGGGACGGACGTGAACAACAT CTTCCAGCTGACAGTTGAGCTGTTCGACTACCTGGACTGCGAACTGAAGCTGTCGGAGTCAG TTTTCAGGCAGCTCAACACCTCGATGGCGGTCTCGCAGATGTCGGCGGTGCAGTGCCGCCTGGCCCCCCTCATCCAGGTCATCCAGGACTGCAGCCACCTCTACCACTACTCTGTCAAGTTAATGTTCAAGCTGCATTCCT GTCTGCCAGCCGACACGCTGCAGGGCCACCGAGACCGTTTCCACGAGCAGTTTCGCAG cctcaAAAACTTCTTTAAGAAGGCATCTGACATGCTGTATTTCAAGCGGCTCATCCAGATCCCTCGGCTGCCGGAG AGCCCCCCAAACTTCTTGCGGGCATCCGCGCTGGCTGAGCACGTGAAACCGGTGGTTGTCATCCCTGAGGAAGCTCCCGAGGACGAGGAGCCAGAAAACCTCATTGAGATCAGCACAGCTTCTACCACAGAGCCACAG ATCACCTCTGATATATTTGAGCAAACCTTTGGGCCGCCCAACGGCATTCGGGATGACAG GGATGCACAGATCGAGAGCCTGAAAAAGGAGGTGGACATGCTCCGTGCAGAGATGGACAAGATTAAACTGGAG GCGCAGCGGTACATCACACAGCTCAAGGCGCAGGTGAACAGCCTGGAGGGTGAAGTGGAGGAGCAGCGCAAGCAGAAGCAGAAGGCGCTGGTGGACAACGAGCAGCTGCGGGATgagctggagaggctgcagagagcaAAGCAGGACAGCGACAGGTCCCAGCGGCTCTGCGCCGAAGCGGAAA AGAAAGCCAACGCCACTGAGATCCGCTACACGAAGCTGAAGGAGAAGCACAGCGAGCTCATCAACACGCACGCCGAGCTCCTGCGGAAG AATGCCGACACCGCCAAGCAGCTGACGGTCACgcagcagagccaggaggagGTGGCGCGTGTCAAGGAGCAGCTGGAGTTTCAGGTGGAGCAGGTCAAGCGAGAGGCCGAGATGAAG CTGGAGGACCAGAGCGTGCAGATGGAGCAGCTGCGGCAGGAGCTGGACGCCCGGCGGGACGAGCTGGACCAGGCGCAGCGCTCGCTCAGCCACGCCAAGCAG GCAGGTGCGGAGCTCAGCGCCCAGGTGGAGGCCCTGCATGCTGAGAAGGAGGTGCTGAGGCGGTCGGTGAGTGAGAAGGAGTGTGAGCTGCTCTCCACGCGTGGCCTCGTCGAGGAGAAGGAGCTGCAACTGAGCCAGGAGGCGGACAAGGCTACGAGGGAGATCCGCGATCTACAGGGCAGGCTCCTGGAGAAG AGCAACCAggagcagagcctgcagcagaagctgctggatGAGCAATTCAGCATCCTGCAGGAGACGGTGCGGGAGGCCGAGGACATCCTCCGTGACTCTGTGGCCAAGCTGGATGACCCACTGCACGTCCGCTGCACCAGCTCCCCAG ATTACCTGCTCAGCCGGGCGCAGGCAGCGCTGGAGTCCACGGACGCCCTGGAGAACGGGCACGCGCAGTACATGGCCTCCATGGCAG ATGCTGCGGGGCTGGTGGGGGCTCTGGCCCTCTTCGCACACCTGACGGCCGACACTATTGTGAATGGCAGCGCCACGTCCCACCTGGCTCCCACCGACCACGCTGACC GGCTGACGGAGACGTGTCGGGACTGCGGGCAGCAGAGCCTGGACTACTTGGGCAAGCTGAAGGACAAGCAGACGCTGGGGTGTGCCGAGCTGGGGGACGTGCGGCGGGCGCTGCGGGGGATCCTCCAGCTGGCCCAG GAGCTGAGGCCTAAGAGCTTAGACATCAAGCAAGAAGAGCTGGGGGACATGGTTGAGAAGGAGATGGCCTCCACCTCAGAGGCGATTGAGGATGCCGTCAGGCGGATAGAG GACGTGATGAGCCAGGCCAGAAACGAGAGCTCCGGTGTTAAGCTTGAAGTGAACGAGCG GATTCTGAACTCCTGCACGGACCTAATGAAG GCTATTAGACTTCTTGTAACGACATCTACGAACTTACAGAAGGAGATAGTAGAAAGTGGCCGG GGGGCAGCAACAACTCAGGAGTTTTATGCCAAGAACTCCCGCTGGACCGAAGGGCTGATCTCTGCCTCCAAGGCGGTGGGCTGGGGAGCCACGCAGCTTGT GGAGTCAGCAGACAGAGTTGTCCTGCATACGGGCAAATATGAAGAACTGATCGTCTGCTCCCACGAAATCGCCGCCAGCACAGCGCAGCTGGTGGCTGCCTCCAAG GTGAAAGCCGAGAAGAGCAGCAGGAACCTGGGCCGGCTCCAGGAGTGCTCACGAAATGTCAATGAGATGGCGGCCAACGTGGTGGCTTCCACCAAGTCGGGGCAAGAGCAGATTGAGGAGAAAG ACACCATGGACTTTTCAGGCATGTCCCTCATCAAGctgaagaaggaagagatggaaacACAG GTGAAGgtgctggagctggagaagcGTCTGGAGGGCGAGCGGGTGCGCCTGGGCGAGCTGAGGAAGCAGCACTACGCCCTGGCCGGGGCCTACGACGCAGCGGAGGACGGGGAGGCGAAGCCGGCACCAGCCCCGAGGCGAGGCATCCTCAAGAAGCCCCCTTTGGCCCAGAAGCCCGGCCGTGGGGAG CCCGAGCGAGATACTGGCCTGTGCCTGCCTCACGGGGCGAACATCTAG